A portion of the Candidatus Nitrosotenuis aquarius genome contains these proteins:
- the larB gene encoding nickel pincer cofactor biosynthesis protein LarB — translation MEVTDVLESLKIGKITVSEAKKLLSLYSIEKIEDFAQIDMGRKHRKGIPEVIFAERKTSDEIKKIIVRVMEKSNSVLISRIQKKDYSGIVKFAKAKRLKIKDGKNTTTLLIYKNTLKSTGGKVGIVTAGTSDIGVAEEARLTCEAMHCDAITAHDVGIAGMHRIFPIIKKFIEFDVDVIIVAAGMEGALASVVSSLVNVPVIGLPTSVGYGYGEKGVAALASMLQSCSLGLSVVNIDNGIGAGAVASNIANRARRR, via the coding sequence ATGGAAGTAACAGATGTTTTAGAATCACTCAAAATCGGCAAGATTACTGTGTCAGAGGCAAAAAAACTCCTTTCACTATATTCAATAGAAAAAATAGAAGACTTTGCCCAAATCGACATGGGCAGAAAGCACCGCAAAGGCATTCCCGAGGTAATATTTGCGGAAAGAAAAACCTCGGATGAAATCAAAAAAATCATTGTACGGGTAATGGAAAAATCAAACTCTGTCCTAATATCTAGAATTCAGAAAAAGGACTATTCTGGAATAGTCAAATTTGCAAAGGCAAAAAGGCTCAAAATCAAGGACGGCAAGAACACCACCACCCTTTTGATCTACAAAAACACGCTCAAAAGCACCGGCGGCAAAGTGGGAATTGTCACTGCAGGCACATCAGACATTGGAGTTGCAGAAGAGGCCAGACTCACATGTGAGGCAATGCACTGCGATGCGATAACAGCACATGATGTTGGAATTGCTGGCATGCACCGAATATTTCCAATCATAAAAAAATTCATCGAGTTCGACGTTGACGTAATTATTGTGGCGGCAGGAATGGAGGGAGCACTGGCATCCGTAGTATCATCCCTGGTTAACGTGCCGGTAATAGGTCTGCCAACATCCGTAGGATATGGCTATGGGGAAAAAGGAGTAGCTGCTCTAGCATCAATGCTTCAGAGCTGCTCTCTAGGATTATCCGTAGTGAATATCGATAACGGCATTGGTGCTGGGGCAGTTGCATCAAACATTGCAAATCGGGCTAGACGTCGATAA
- a CDS encoding VIT1/CCC1 transporter family protein: MKEVSEPRHMEPHMSESSGVRDFVFGFGDGINTSLGIAAGVGGADVSSNIIILAALVGMFTGAKAMAVQNYLAVKAQRELLKSEIAREEWEIENKPEIERQEIEEIYKAKGFEGKDLEMIVNKITSDKKVWLDTMLTEELKLNVDVLGNPLKSALRMFGAFLIGGILPIIPFFFAQGYIPLMIAIGISLSTSFAVGAVKSRLAQTNIIKGGLEMAGLGTGIALIGFGIGSELANLGIIDV, translated from the coding sequence ATGAAAGAAGTGTCCGAGCCACGTCATATGGAGCCGCACATGTCAGAGTCCAGCGGGGTTAGAGATTTTGTGTTTGGGTTTGGGGATGGAATCAACACATCACTTGGTATTGCTGCGGGAGTGGGAGGTGCCGACGTTTCATCAAATATTATCATTTTAGCTGCCTTGGTAGGAATGTTTACTGGGGCAAAAGCAATGGCAGTTCAGAATTATCTGGCAGTCAAAGCCCAGAGGGAATTACTCAAATCCGAAATTGCGCGCGAAGAATGGGAAATTGAGAACAAGCCGGAAATAGAGCGCCAGGAAATAGAGGAAATCTACAAGGCAAAAGGCTTTGAGGGAAAGGATCTGGAAATGATCGTAAACAAGATTACATCAGACAAAAAAGTCTGGTTGGACACAATGCTCACAGAGGAGCTAAAGCTAAATGTGGATGTACTTGGCAATCCACTAAAGAGCGCACTGAGAATGTTTGGTGCATTTTTAATCGGCGGAATATTGCCGATAATTCCGTTTTTCTTTGCGCAAGGATACATTCCATTGATGATAGCAATTGGAATCAGCTTGTCCACATCGTTTGCAGTCGGTGCAGTAAAGTCAAGGCTTGCTCAAACAAACATCATCAAAGGTGGCCTTGAAATGGCAGGCCTAGGAACTGGAATTGCGCTAATTGGATTTGGAATTGGTTCCGAGCTTGCAAATCTTGGAATTATCGACGTCTAG
- a CDS encoding CFI-box-CTERM domain-containing protein has protein sequence MRGAGRLVVALLSVMLFTSTASMAFGQSSQIPPLSVSTELPLYESGDRVVFSGVIKSPDVNNLIDVTVRIVGPIVNGTGATNIVTVKQVRPLLDGTFADNFVVGGPLWNKKGDYKIIVNYGPQKAETMFFYNGGEDLPVVIPPPQCGPGQVIVNNQCVTPPDQKPTTPVCGTGTVLDPATNTCVVAPPPETVECPPGEELVNGKCVETGGPEPQQPVCGPGTHAENGICVPDAKTGEKNGCLIATAAFGTELAPQVQLLREVRDGVLYSTGAGTTFMAGFNEFYYAFSPAVADLERQSPLFKEVVKTAITPMLSTMSILNYANIDSEQEMLGYGVGVILLNIGMYFVAPALVIVKVKGLLQKRRL, from the coding sequence ATGAGAGGAGCTGGGAGACTCGTAGTAGCTTTATTGTCCGTAATGTTGTTTACATCAACCGCATCTATGGCATTTGGACAGTCTTCACAAATACCGCCACTTTCTGTTTCAACAGAACTCCCACTGTACGAATCTGGTGACAGAGTAGTCTTTAGCGGCGTAATCAAGAGCCCTGATGTCAATAATCTCATAGATGTCACAGTCAGAATCGTAGGACCTATTGTTAACGGAACAGGTGCTACAAATATTGTCACAGTTAAACAAGTAAGGCCACTCTTGGATGGTACTTTTGCAGATAACTTCGTCGTAGGCGGCCCGCTTTGGAACAAAAAAGGCGACTACAAAATCATAGTAAATTATGGCCCTCAAAAGGCAGAAACAATGTTCTTCTATAATGGCGGTGAGGATCTGCCAGTAGTAATTCCACCACCACAATGTGGACCAGGACAAGTCATTGTCAATAATCAATGTGTTACTCCACCAGATCAAAAACCAACAACACCTGTTTGTGGTACTGGAACAGTACTTGATCCAGCAACAAACACATGTGTAGTGGCACCTCCACCAGAAACAGTAGAGTGTCCTCCGGGAGAGGAACTAGTTAATGGTAAATGTGTTGAGACTGGTGGACCAGAACCACAGCAACCAGTTTGCGGCCCAGGAACTCATGCTGAAAACGGAATTTGTGTTCCAGATGCAAAAACAGGTGAAAAGAATGGATGCTTGATTGCAACCGCGGCCTTTGGAACTGAACTTGCACCACAAGTACAGCTACTCAGAGAGGTAAGAGACGGCGTTCTATACAGCACCGGCGCAGGAACAACATTCATGGCAGGATTCAACGAATTCTACTATGCATTCAGTCCAGCAGTGGCAGACCTGGAAAGACAAAGTCCACTATTCAAAGAAGTAGTAAAGACTGCAATCACTCCAATGCTGTCGACAATGTCCATACTGAACTATGCCAACATTGACTCTGAGCAGGAAATGCTGGGCTATGGTGTTGGTGTGATACTGCTAAACATTGGCATGTACTTTGTCGCACCGGCGCTAGTCATAGTCAAAGTTAAGGGCTTGCTTCAAAAAAGACGCCTTTAG
- a CDS encoding radical SAM protein, giving the protein MTNYRGNFLYGFIACGPYELLPEWVFDKVFCPAVETDPNTGEAKVAQVGLRRVESALLQGYRRDEIFVANPDYLSKAIGPDTKVVGINVMDPLGMAPVTTTMSPEKLSYVAMKFKRMCANIIQLKKKYDFKVVVGGNGAWELAKSDRMKIHGIDTVVVGEADELALDLFKDLEGGDAPELMHCFVKNIQNIPVIEGPTVNSLIEAMRGCGRGCDFCDVNKRSKKDLPIERLQHEAKINLDYGFDSIWLHSDEMLLYGCDNKDFQPNRDAITDLWKNLKGLGANFVGTTHMTFSAIAADPTLLKQMSEINEMHTNGRWLATNLGIETVAPRMVKKHLGVKTKPFSTDEWGWVVREGARIMNENHWFPAATLIIGWPDETPDETQYTIDLIEDFRKTNFRGLVAPLLYQDFSEKNSMHFGNLNEAQFTLFWRCWENNLRVINDIVPIILRNKTYGPPMKIFMYGLIKAGTWAIMRYLRGLCKDLFNGKLPEEIVEKYARSRSVAAPTYTR; this is encoded by the coding sequence ATGACAAACTATCGCGGAAATTTCCTTTACGGGTTTATTGCTTGCGGTCCGTATGAGCTGCTCCCAGAATGGGTCTTTGACAAGGTTTTTTGTCCAGCGGTAGAGACAGACCCAAACACCGGTGAGGCAAAGGTAGCCCAAGTCGGATTAAGAAGAGTTGAATCCGCATTGCTCCAAGGATATAGGCGAGACGAAATCTTTGTTGCCAACCCAGATTACCTCTCCAAGGCAATTGGCCCAGACACCAAAGTAGTCGGCATCAATGTAATGGACCCACTTGGAATGGCTCCAGTCACCACAACCATGTCTCCTGAAAAATTATCCTATGTCGCAATGAAGTTCAAGCGCATGTGCGCAAATATTATCCAGTTAAAGAAAAAATATGATTTCAAGGTAGTAGTCGGCGGAAACGGCGCATGGGAGCTTGCAAAATCCGACAGAATGAAGATTCACGGAATTGACACAGTTGTGGTAGGCGAAGCAGACGAGCTTGCACTGGATTTATTCAAGGATCTGGAGGGCGGAGACGCACCAGAGCTAATGCACTGCTTTGTCAAAAACATACAAAACATTCCAGTAATTGAAGGCCCAACCGTCAACTCGCTAATAGAGGCAATGCGAGGATGCGGCCGTGGATGCGACTTTTGCGATGTGAACAAGCGCTCAAAGAAGGACTTGCCAATAGAGCGACTACAGCATGAGGCAAAGATAAACCTCGATTACGGATTTGATTCCATTTGGCTGCACTCTGATGAGATGCTGCTATACGGTTGCGACAACAAGGATTTCCAGCCAAACAGGGACGCAATCACTGATCTGTGGAAAAACCTCAAGGGCCTAGGAGCAAACTTTGTTGGAACAACACATATGACATTCTCAGCAATTGCGGCAGACCCAACACTACTAAAACAAATGTCAGAGATCAACGAAATGCACACAAACGGTAGATGGCTTGCAACAAACCTAGGAATAGAGACGGTTGCGCCAAGAATGGTCAAAAAGCACCTGGGTGTCAAAACAAAACCATTCTCAACTGACGAGTGGGGCTGGGTTGTGCGAGAAGGAGCAAGAATAATGAATGAAAACCATTGGTTCCCTGCAGCCACACTGATCATCGGCTGGCCAGACGAAACACCAGATGAGACTCAATACACTATAGACTTAATCGAGGATTTCAGAAAGACCAACTTTAGGGGACTGGTCGCACCATTGCTGTACCAGGACTTTTCAGAAAAGAACTCGATGCACTTTGGAAACCTCAACGAAGCCCAGTTCACATTATTTTGGAGATGTTGGGAGAACAACTTGCGCGTAATCAACGATATTGTTCCAATAATTCTGAGAAACAAGACCTACGGTCCGCCAATGAAGATCTTCATGTATGGTTTGATCAAGGCAGGAACCTGGGCCATTATGAGATATCTGCGAGGACTCTGCAAGGACCTATTCAATGGCAAGCTGCCAGAAGAGATTGTCGAAAAATACGCAAGAAGCAGATCAGTAGCTGCCCCAACATACACGAGATAA
- a CDS encoding malate dehydrogenase gives MITIIGSGKVGGDAALFSALKKVDKEILLLDVVNGLPQGEAMDINHMLSEQGIDVAVRGSNDYSEMKGSKVVVVVAGSGRKPGMTRMDLLKINAGIVKGVVENIKKYADDSIIVPVTNPLDPMVHISFQTSGFERSRIVGMGGMLDLSRFIQFIHEATGHSRESIRALVIGEHGENMLPLPRFSTVSGIPLNSMLPKEKLAELVQNTKQVAAKVIELKGATVHAPGNAISTIVDAILKDRKKVIPVATPLDGEYGQSGVSIGVPAVIGRKGVEKIIELDLDAQEKENFLKGVESVKSALAGI, from the coding sequence ATGATTACAATTATCGGCTCAGGCAAGGTTGGCGGAGATGCAGCATTGTTCTCTGCACTAAAAAAAGTCGACAAAGAAATTCTACTATTAGATGTAGTAAACGGACTGCCGCAAGGCGAGGCAATGGACATCAACCACATGCTATCAGAGCAGGGAATTGATGTTGCTGTCCGAGGCTCTAACGACTATTCCGAAATGAAGGGCTCCAAGGTAGTAGTAGTTGTGGCAGGCTCGGGAAGAAAGCCAGGCATGACTAGAATGGATCTGCTCAAAATCAACGCGGGAATCGTCAAAGGCGTAGTTGAGAACATCAAAAAATACGCAGACGACTCTATCATAGTTCCAGTTACAAACCCGCTGGACCCAATGGTTCACATTTCATTTCAGACATCAGGTTTTGAGAGAAGCAGAATAGTAGGAATGGGTGGAATGCTGGATTTATCAAGATTCATCCAGTTTATTCACGAGGCAACTGGCCACTCTAGAGAATCCATTCGTGCACTAGTCATAGGTGAGCACGGAGAAAACATGTTGCCATTGCCAAGATTTTCCACAGTTTCAGGAATTCCGCTAAATTCAATGCTTCCAAAAGAAAAGCTTGCCGAGCTGGTCCAGAACACAAAGCAGGTGGCAGCAAAAGTAATTGAGCTCAAGGGAGCAACGGTTCACGCCCCAGGAAACGCAATATCTACAATAGTTGACGCCATACTAAAAGACAGAAAGAAGGTAATCCCGGTTGCAACACCGCTAGACGGAGAATATGGCCAGTCCGGCGTATCAATTGGCGTTCCAGCAGTGATTGGCAGAAAAGGAGTAGAGAAAATAATCGAGCTGGACTTGGATGCGCAAGAAAAGGAAAACTTCCTCAAGGGAGTAGAAAGTGTCAAGTCTGCACTTGCAGGCATCTGA
- the larC gene encoding nickel pincer cofactor biosynthesis protein LarC, producing the protein MVLVIDPQIAGISGDMLLCGLVDLGAKKSKIISGVKASEKFLHRSKITKIDFKKTDKHGVNATSLVLKLDEHHHERKGTEIQDCIVKTVQKIGLSERTAKFAKDSIETLISAESKIHGVPKNSVHFHEAASIDTVLDIVGTAIALDDLKCFDHQIITMPVAVGNGTVSFSHGIVSNPAGAILEIFAKSGILISGNNAKSELTTPTGACMLVSMVDRCVQHYPLMKIDSVGYGAGQKNFEGFSNVLKLVLGEQSNLESDTVSILETNVDDVSGEVLAHVIDKTMSSGAKDVSIVPTMTKKGRPSHMISVICSPKDVDKLANVLISETGTLGIRIRSSERFIVPRKIIPIKVKIQNKDFTVRCKTAGKSFKIEYDDIEKISENLVLTFKQTEELIKAEVRKQLK; encoded by the coding sequence ATGGTTCTTGTAATAGATCCACAGATTGCTGGAATATCTGGAGACATGTTGCTGTGCGGTTTGGTGGATCTTGGAGCAAAAAAATCCAAAATTATTTCCGGAGTAAAAGCATCAGAAAAATTTCTACATCGCTCCAAAATAACAAAAATTGATTTTAAAAAAACAGACAAGCACGGAGTAAATGCTACTTCTTTGGTTTTGAAATTAGATGAGCACCACCACGAAAGAAAGGGAACCGAAATCCAAGACTGTATTGTAAAGACTGTCCAAAAAATTGGATTATCTGAGAGGACTGCAAAATTTGCCAAAGATAGCATAGAGACACTAATCTCTGCAGAGTCAAAAATCCACGGCGTACCAAAGAATTCCGTTCATTTTCACGAGGCGGCAAGCATTGACACTGTGCTTGACATTGTTGGCACCGCAATAGCGCTAGATGATCTCAAGTGTTTTGATCACCAAATAATTACAATGCCGGTTGCTGTGGGAAACGGCACGGTCTCATTCTCACATGGAATTGTTTCAAATCCCGCAGGGGCAATTTTGGAAATATTTGCAAAATCAGGCATATTGATTTCTGGAAACAATGCAAAATCCGAGCTTACCACGCCTACTGGAGCCTGCATGCTTGTAAGCATGGTAGACAGATGTGTCCAGCATTATCCACTAATGAAGATAGACTCGGTAGGGTATGGGGCAGGCCAGAAAAACTTTGAAGGATTCTCCAATGTCTTGAAGCTGGTCCTAGGTGAGCAATCCAATCTGGAATCTGATACTGTGAGCATCTTGGAGACAAACGTCGATGATGTCTCTGGCGAAGTGCTTGCGCACGTAATTGACAAGACAATGTCAAGTGGTGCAAAGGACGTTTCTATAGTCCCAACAATGACCAAAAAGGGAAGGCCGAGCCACATGATCTCTGTTATTTGCTCTCCGAAAGATGTGGACAAGCTAGCAAATGTCCTGATTTCAGAGACTGGAACGCTGGGAATACGAATTCGCTCATCGGAGAGATTCATCGTTCCAAGAAAAATCATTCCAATTAAAGTAAAAATACAAAACAAGGATTTCACGGTGCGATGCAAAACCGCAGGCAAATCCTTCAAAATAGAATACGACGACATCGAAAAGATCTCTGAGAATCTAGTCCTGACATTCAAGCAAACCGAAGAATTAATCAAAGCCGAAGTAAGAAAGCAACTAAAATGA
- a CDS encoding cysteine desulfurase family protein encodes MIYLDHAASTPIADSVLQEMMPYLKENYGNPSSIHRFGRLATKAIESARKRVAELVGASPGEILFTSGGTESNNTAIHGIMNQNKSRQLITTSIEHDAILEPCKKLESFGFDVVYLPVDSTGLVDLQKLESTISEKTALVSIMLANNEVGTIQPIVEIAKICKKHHVLLHTDAVQAVGKIPVNVKELGVDLMSISSHKINGPKGIGALYIRTGVTLDPFVLGGGQENGMRSGTENVANIVGFGKACQLAKENLDENSKSLENLRNYLVQRVSSEISHVTVNGNKDKLPNNAHFTFLGVNGEDLIIKLDEHGVAASTGSACSVKTQKASHVLLAMGFSHEQITGSLRLSLGISNTKSEIDQTVDSLKVIVAELRSVSPFKAKYGF; translated from the coding sequence TTGATATATCTCGATCATGCGGCATCTACTCCCATTGCCGATTCTGTACTGCAGGAAATGATGCCATATCTAAAGGAAAACTATGGCAACCCCTCCTCGATTCATCGATTTGGCAGACTAGCTACCAAGGCAATCGAGTCTGCAAGAAAAAGAGTAGCAGAGCTAGTAGGTGCCAGTCCTGGCGAGATTCTCTTTACGTCTGGCGGAACAGAATCCAACAATACTGCCATACATGGAATAATGAACCAAAACAAATCAAGGCAGCTTATCACTACATCAATTGAGCATGACGCAATACTAGAGCCGTGCAAAAAGCTAGAATCTTTTGGATTTGATGTTGTCTATCTTCCAGTTGATTCCACTGGACTAGTTGACCTGCAAAAGCTGGAATCGACAATTTCTGAGAAAACCGCTCTAGTGAGCATAATGCTTGCAAACAACGAGGTTGGAACAATACAGCCAATTGTAGAAATTGCGAAAATCTGCAAAAAACATCACGTGCTTTTACACACAGATGCAGTCCAGGCAGTGGGAAAAATCCCAGTCAACGTAAAGGAACTTGGAGTTGACTTGATGTCGATATCCTCTCATAAGATAAACGGGCCAAAGGGGATAGGCGCACTATACATAAGAACTGGCGTCACATTAGATCCGTTCGTCTTGGGCGGTGGGCAGGAAAACGGAATGCGCTCTGGCACAGAAAATGTGGCAAACATTGTGGGATTTGGAAAAGCATGCCAGCTTGCCAAAGAGAATCTGGATGAAAATTCCAAAAGTCTGGAAAACCTTCGCAATTACTTGGTGCAACGAGTCTCATCAGAAATATCACACGTTACAGTAAACGGCAACAAGGACAAGCTGCCAAACAATGCACACTTTACGTTTCTTGGAGTAAACGGCGAGGACCTCATAATAAAGCTGGACGAACATGGTGTTGCAGCATCAACTGGCTCTGCATGTTCTGTCAAGACGCAAAAGGCATCGCACGTTCTACTGGCAATGGGTTTTTCTCATGAGCAAATCACCGGCTCGCTTCGGCTAAGCCTTGGCATATCAAACACAAAATCTGAAATTGATCAGACAGTTGACTCTCTAAAAGTCATAGTTGCAGAACTGCGTTCGGTTTCCCCGTTTAAGGCAAAATACGGGTTCTAG
- a CDS encoding PEFG-CTERM sorting domain-containing protein, with product MKFNHVLVLFLVAFAPLSYGFASAQIECKQVCVAKPFYSEGEAVIISGKVDAFLPNTPLLIQVFRDTNRVHIAQVEVAQDGTYSYSLIADGPYFKQDGKYLVQASYGVTGNVFEASFEFQTTATGQNPSQIFEVRAGDQGTFDVPYTINGGTVKNIIVDPAILGLIVTIQADNDGSITLDLGRQWIDAKTGPNGRTGDDDKYIIYIDGLEVPYQESSIRPESRLITIQFQEGDSDIEIIGTFVVPEFGPIAILILVVAVSSVLVLSKKNTFLRFS from the coding sequence GTTGCATTTGCACCGCTGAGCTATGGCTTTGCATCTGCCCAGATAGAATGCAAGCAGGTCTGCGTAGCCAAGCCGTTTTACTCTGAAGGCGAGGCAGTCATAATATCAGGCAAGGTGGATGCCTTTTTGCCAAACACACCTCTGTTAATTCAGGTATTTCGTGATACAAACCGCGTACACATTGCTCAGGTCGAAGTTGCGCAAGACGGTACGTATAGCTATTCATTGATTGCAGACGGGCCATACTTTAAGCAGGACGGAAAATATCTAGTTCAGGCATCATACGGGGTCACTGGAAATGTCTTTGAGGCAAGCTTTGAATTTCAAACTACTGCGACAGGACAAAATCCATCGCAAATCTTTGAGGTAAGGGCAGGAGACCAAGGAACGTTTGATGTGCCATATACGATAAACGGTGGCACAGTAAAGAACATCATAGTAGACCCGGCAATCTTGGGCCTAATTGTTACAATACAGGCAGACAATGACGGCTCTATAACACTAGACTTGGGAAGACAGTGGATTGACGCAAAAACAGGTCCCAATGGTAGGACTGGTGATGATGACAAGTACATCATCTATATTGATGGATTGGAAGTTCCATACCAAGAGTCCTCAATAAGACCAGAGTCAAGACTCATCACAATACAATTCCAAGAGGGCGACTCGGACATTGAAATAATTGGAACTTTTGTAGTACCGGAATTTGGCCCAATTGCAATACTGATACTAGTAGTCGCAGTGTCATCCGTTTTGGTATTATCAAAGAAAAATACGTTTTTGCGATTTAGCTAG
- the larE gene encoding ATP-dependent sacrificial sulfur transferase LarE, whose protein sequence is MKLDSLNNWFSDKKSVLVALSGGVDSALVAYSAYYTLGRSAIAVTADYKTLAQEELESAKKICQEIGIAHLIISYDELQNPDFVKNDQNRCFHCRSELADHLIRLAREKNIETIVDGTNLDDLGDYRPGIVALQNNGIRSPLVESGLTKKEVRDTAKSVGLSVYDRPSNSCLASRIPWGQRVTAERLARIEMGEIFVKQAVGARQVRVRDINGAAKIEIGVDELYLLQNTNLEELTSKLKSIGFESVSIDETGYRPGKINVIAD, encoded by the coding sequence ATGAAACTCGACTCTCTGAATAATTGGTTTTCTGATAAGAAAAGTGTCCTTGTGGCACTGTCTGGCGGAGTGGACAGCGCACTGGTTGCATATTCTGCATATTACACCCTTGGAAGATCTGCAATCGCAGTTACTGCTGACTATAAAACACTGGCACAAGAAGAACTAGAATCTGCCAAAAAGATCTGCCAAGAAATTGGCATTGCACACCTAATCATTTCATATGACGAGCTGCAAAATCCGGATTTTGTCAAAAACGACCAGAATAGGTGCTTTCATTGCAGATCCGAGCTTGCAGACCACCTCATCAGACTAGCTAGAGAGAAAAACATCGAGACAATAGTGGATGGGACAAATCTGGACGATCTTGGTGATTACAGGCCAGGCATAGTTGCGCTACAAAACAACGGCATTAGGAGCCCACTTGTAGAGTCTGGCCTGACAAAAAAAGAGGTGCGAGATACAGCAAAATCAGTCGGGCTCTCTGTATATGATAGGCCGTCAAACTCTTGCCTCGCCTCACGTATTCCATGGGGGCAGCGAGTCACAGCAGAAAGACTGGCAAGAATTGAGATGGGTGAGATATTTGTCAAGCAAGCAGTCGGCGCGCGCCAGGTGCGTGTTCGTGACATAAATGGTGCAGCAAAAATCGAAATAGGTGTAGACGAATTATACCTACTCCAAAACACAAATCTTGAGGAATTAACATCCAAGCTAAAGTCAATTGGATTTGAATCTGTATCAATAGACGAAACTGGATACAGGCCGGGCAAAATCAACGTGATTGCTGATTGA